The genomic interval GCTTCACAGCGAGGATGACCATGTATTGCGAATGCCGCAGACCACCGAACAGGAGGATAAAAAGAGTGCTTTTTGATGTTCTCTCCTTTAGCGTCCTCACCAACATGTGTGAAGAGCGGATGTGTGcgaaggaaacagcgagGTTTTCTAGCTGCACCCAAGTGAGGTTCGCCGGAAGGGAGCAGAGTGGCGCATACAAAGTCTGCTTACTGAAGCTGTGACATGTCTCTTACCTCCACCACATGTCCCTAGATGGATCAAAGCGGGACCCTGATACGCATTACTGAAGAACCAATAGGCTGAAACAGTTTCTTGCagcagaaagcagacagaaactgacagagaaaacacagtgGCGCCAGGGAAGGTTGTCGACCCTTGCCTATGACCGGATATTTCCCCGGCTACTACATGTACGCAAAAGTACATAAATCGAAATGTGCTGTTAGTCTGCCTCCAGAACTTGTAACTTGTGGAAAACCTATCAGGTTCGTAGCACACAGAGGGCATGCAGCTTTCACCTAAGCCGAACACGAAGGGGAAAAAAACGAGCAtgctgcagagaggcgaaaacaGATTCAGCAGCACAAAAAGCCGCCCCCATGGAAAGCAGAAGGCAAAATGAATGTCTGCGCAAAACGTAGACCACCAAAGAAACAAGAATTCAACGGAAATGGAGTATCGACCCTCGAAGAGGTAGCTTCAGTACGATCAGTGTCATGACAAGAAACTTGGATTTTGAGAAGTACGTGCATGGCACCACGGTGTGTGTTTTCCAACGTTCAAACGAGCACGAATCAGAACTTAAGAGGGGAAACAAGTTTTGCATCATAAAGTCAACCAGGCACTCCTCCACGTTGACGGCATCGGCGTCACCATTTCGGAACGTCATTTTAGACATGCCACTCTCATGCTTCCCCCTCCCTCTATGTCCCCTGCACCTCGTCCCTTTGCTCCGTTCAACAAGGAATCATTGACCAATATCACAGATTCCGAGTGCAAACATGTTTGATCTGCCTTTCGATGTAGGTGTGGCACACTCAACGAAAGCAGTCGTTTGCTGGGACAGGAATTGAACTTCGAGTTTCCGCAGTTCATATTCAGGCAAGACAGGTCGGCAATTGCTTACATGGAGCATGTTCCGTGTGCTTCTTTATTTTCCCCTCCAAACTGCGAAATGTTCATGTGCTCCGATTTACAAGAATCACAAGAGACGTCACCAGACATAGAGTACCAATCGCGTAACCCTCAGGAACTCTCACATCAGGGCACTGACTAACATGCCACAATAGCGGGAGGGTGTCAGCAATACTACTACTGGCTGCCTTTCTTCGAAACCTACCGTATTCGTGTGCATGCCACCCCCCAAGCGCGCACAAGTAATGTCAGGTCATCGTGTCCTGTTTCGCCACCTTCCATCCTCTTCCTCACCAGCGTTCATCCACCAAATGGCACCTCGAGCCTACAGTTTCAAGTGCTTTCGGCTTTCTTCCAATGCGCCCGCTTTCCTCTGGCCTACAATGTCACTTGCTTTTGTATACCCCGATTGAGGTTGACGCcagtcgttttctccctgaTAGTTTTATGTGTGCTTGCCACCTAGTGTTGTCTCATCTGACACCCCACCGTCAAGAGAAACGCCGAAGAattctgtttcctcctcgagatctgtctctgcatccaAGTCAGAAAACACAAACTGGTCACACACCCCGGTGGTGAATCGTTCTACAGCGTTTTCTGGATTGTCCAATGGCTCTCGAGGACTTCCACTTTTCCGCGATGGCCTTCGTTTGTGAGTTACAGAATGCTCGTGTGATCGTCTCGGCAGCGATTCTCTTCGGCATTTATTCCTGTCGCCTGAAAGTGGAACCATGCGAATCCGTAAGCCCTTCGCCCCGTGTTGGCGGCTGTCCGTATCATCTTCTGACGATACTGTGCCCCTGTCCGTGGAAGATGAAAATGCTTCAGCTGCAGGCAAAAATTGTTCACTTGTTCTATGCATGTGGTCTCCAAAAAAGGATTCGAGTGAAAGGGAATCGTGTCGAGCGTTGCTTGCATCGCATGACAACCCATCACGattgtcttcgtctccgctgcAGGGGAAAGACGTAGCGCTACCTCCTTGTTGGCAGTCTGTTTCATCGCTACTCACTGTTGTCGCCCTAGACCGATTCTTCAGATGATCTAtttcaccttcttcgtcttcacttcCTTCGATCCCCTCCTTTCCCCACAAGCCTGAATGATCCCAGCTGCCACGAGGCGACTCCACAGAGGGTAGGGACGCAAGGATCTGTGCCACTGTCTGTTGAACCATGAGATCGGATAGGGCAATGAGTTCGAATTCGGAGGGCATGAAAACCTGCCTTCCCGATAtgtcgtcgccttcttgaGTGTTATTTTTCTCATCACCTAGAAGCGGGTGCAACACCGAAtcctgttcttctgcttctctgcttaCTGCGCTACGACCATCTACCTTCTTCGACTTGATGCCGGCCATTATTTTTTGTGCTGTCGCAGCCACCACCGTGCTACTCGCGGTAATCATCCCTACGAGGCCGTTCGTTGGATGTGCATACAGATACCGCCTACCGGTTTTGTGATACAGTGGAAAGCAGCCACGCTCACGGTCTGCTCTTTTCACGATAAATGCCTCGTGAGGGGTCAGCCTGTTGTGTAAACAAAGTTGGCATGCCCGATCAAACGCTCGTTCCAACGAAGCCTCGTGCGGTGCGTCTGAAGAGGGTGGTGTGCGACCTGACGAGCGTCCACCCTTCTCACATTCACAGCTGCTCGTAATCCGATTGGTTGCCTGACCCCCACTTCGAGTTGATGTAGCTTCCTTCAAATTCTGGCCACTGGTATCTCCTCTCGCCCGTTCTGATGTTCCCGCCGTACCACCGCATCCACGGCACACGGGAAAGGCAGCTTTGCTATTACTAACGTACCAGTAGTCGTCGGTGTTCTTTGGAGATGAACTCCCCCCATCTCTTGTCTGTAAACCCTGGAACTGAGCGACTGGAGTTTCTGCGTCAAGGCTGCCTATGTACATCAAGGCGACTACATCCCATTCGCTGTAGTCCGCCTTCCGTTTGCTCTCTTGTGTCGCGGACCCTGCAGCGCCTCCGCCATTGCTTACATCAGAGCGGTCATCTAGGGAAGGCGAGTGGCCCGACAACAGAACACTTCCCATAACCTTTCGTGTCGCGGCCGCATTTGCTTCGACTTCGGCAGGTTCGTCTGGGTCCCCTTGTCCAGCGTTATTCGTTATGTTGTCACCAGGTCCACGACTAAGGGAGAAACTCGTACCCGCAGACGACGACTTTAGCAAGTCGACATCTGGGCCACAAGACGTGTGCGCTTCTGGTGTACGCTGCACTGTTGTACCTTTGTCAACAGACGACTGGGCATCGTTGCCTTtgccgcgtctcctcctgttcttcttcttgttcctcttccgtcgcttctccatttccttttcagcatGCCGGCGGAGAAGTTCGTCAAATGGAAGCAGTCCATCAGCAACAACG from Toxoplasma gondii ME49 chromosome VIIa, whole genome shotgun sequence carries:
- a CDS encoding hypothetical protein (encoded by transcript TGME49_203820); this encodes MESEIAFENACPEAAVQSFSHNFQKDSTAFEATRAPPVTHNDNNPSVGVTLGNGVQHFPCSAGLATESDIPWAANGALLSAEAVASAAATAEVYEAKMQEMKTQIVDLWSQKEAFRRANERITRLLMRLQQRGPSAAADLNAKAAEALRSTRGSSTHRGPRTNLDTPQEERSSQTTRSSRTEGRCSGSPHRNESIAERSLHPSFMGSSSQKQSAQDECGTVLKTPSLVVPPLKLGGMLLQKKEGALTDRTKSEPGSTEGCRNGTTVSARHLHGGGNIGKQPDGREHIASVIRRNGEKELGRFNGTASKHQQGTQESACKQTYPPPLPLRCVRTSTSHKGGKTSSRRRSMSQNVRIPAVPAGTCDRPALGSQLGRSSTTSYPAVPPLPINQRRTLQLSQSLASARSRSRRGAFTSRPSLAETALRTPRRCFLDDGISCAVQSLSKDCAGTSAGPSGSVSSVLCTAAEPVLNMHSSNASAGLAAHDTGFADLEEHVAASVRQALETLQTADGGMRSHSGASSSAAAAVAATGMTGGMMSCVQKPTDGYWHIMYTCVLKIRGTDFFLDVRCGDKGPKSGRLIASTERAGVFKVCVRHLLKSARDFYDSLKVLWWQPMPVVVADGLLPFDELLRRHAEKEMEKRRKRNKKKNRRRRGKGNDAQSSVDKGTTVQRTPEAHTSCGPDVDLLKSSSAGTSFSLSRGPGDNITNNAGQGDPDEPAEVEANAAATRKVMGSVLLSGHSPSLDDRSDVSNGGGAAGSATQESKRKADYSEWDVVALMYIGSLDAETPVAQFQGLQTRDGGSSSPKNTDDYWYVSNSKAAFPVCRGCGGTAGTSERARGDTSGQNLKEATSTRSGGQATNRITSSCECEKGGRSSGRTPPSSDAPHEASLERAFDRACQLCLHNRLTPHEAFIVKRADRERGCFPLYHKTGRRYLYAHPTNGLVGMITASSTVVAATAQKIMAGIKSKKVDGRSAVSREAEEQDSVLHPLLGDEKNNTQEGDDISGRQVFMPSEFELIALSDLMVQQTVAQILASLPSVESPRGSWDHSGLWGKEGIEGSEDEEGEIDHLKNRSRATTVSSDETDCQQGGSATSFPCSGDEDNRDGLSCDASNARHDSLSLESFFGDHMHRTSEQFLPAAEAFSSSTDRGTVSSEDDTDSRQHGAKGLRIRMVPLSGDRNKCRRESLPRRSHEHSVTHKRRPSRKSGSPREPLDNPENAVERFTTGVCDQFVFSDLDAETDLEEETEFFGVSLDGGVSDETTLGGKHT